The Argopecten irradians isolate NY chromosome 6, Ai_NY, whole genome shotgun sequence genome has a window encoding:
- the LOC138326189 gene encoding vitamin K-dependent gamma-carboxylase-like, protein MQVIRQRKETGTNNVQGSKKMAGLERKYSSSTEQHGRQEKLFGFSFTELASWNSFVKLMSRPTDPAALGVLRFLYGILLMIDTLEKKGLGTMSFRKWEKCTFPVLYFLKPLPLDWMYLIHFILFITTIGIALGFMYRWCLVIFNVIYWYIHLLDMQKWNNHSYLFGLLSFLLLTADGNRYLSIDSIVWPKLRNQAVPLWNYTLFRFQVFLLYFFAGIKKLDAEWLYGYSEKGLSKHWVFDVFRPFLSNEMIDLYIVHRFGFLLDLTLGFILFFDKSRKTGILMALSFHAMNSQIFFIGMFPYIGIATVSIFCYPDWPRKVMSRILFWKSRPPVYLKYNHHCLYGDDGKAYKENGDQMIHVNGRKQKDTSKSLRPGAYHVLCTVFVILYIAEQIFLPFSLGILFKGLKTWGGELYGFTWNMMIEKHIADVSIFVKDLETGERVDMSQSMLKFGVGNRWAYTPVMLTQFTQCIPKRLQAQGHSNFAINYDVWLALNHRFRQRVVDPNKDIMTARWNLFEDTDWWMPVTEGFWEMRKVKNRMQKEKDETTTKSYIADFPGNHTSFSINDINAINSMELLKGTVILETIGQANVTFEAGGKAELLSGKDY, encoded by the exons ATGCAAGTTATTCGCCAACGAAAGGAGACAGGGACGAATAATGTTCAAGGCAGTAAGAAAATGGCCGGTTTGGAAAGGAAATATTCCTCTTCTACAGAACAACATGGCAGACAAGAGAAGCTGTTTGGATTTTCGTTTACTGAACTGGCATCCTGGAATTCGTTTGTAAAGTTAATGAGTCGTCCCACCGATCCGGCCGCGCTAGGGGTACTGAGATTTTTATACG GTATACTATTGATGATTGACACCTTAGAGAAGAAAGGGCTAGGGACTATGTCGTTTAGGAAATGGGAGAAGTGTACATTTCCAGTACTGTATTTTCTCAAGCCCTTACCACTGGACTGGATGTACCTAATCCACTTCATTCTGTTTATAA CTACCATCGGAATAGCTCTAGGGTTTATGTACCGATGGTGTCTAGTCATCTTTAACGTCATCTACTGGTATATACATCTACTAGACATGCAGAAATGGAATAACCATAGTTACCTGTTTGGTCTTCTCTCATTCCTTCTACTTACCGCCGACGGTAACAGATATTT GTCAATCGACAGTATCGTGTGGCCAAAACTTCGTAACCAGGCAGTACCGTTATGGAATTATACACTATTTAGATTCCAG GTATTTTTGCTGTACTTTTTCGCTGGGATAAAGAAATTGGATGCAGAATGGCTTTATGGTTACTCTGAGAAAGGCTTGTCTAAGCACTGGGTGTTCGATGTATTCAG ACCTTTTCTAAGCAATGAAATGATAGATTTGTACATCGTCCATCGCTTTGGTTTCCTACTCGACCTGACCCTGGGCTTTATCCTCTTCTTTGATAAATCACGGAAAACTGGCATATTGATGGCCTTGTCATTTCATGCAATGAATTCACAGATATTCTTTATAg GGATGTTCCCATATATTGGAATCGCTACGGTTTCTATATTTTGCTACCCTGACTGGCCAAGAAAAGTCATGAGCCGGATTTTATTTTGGAAAAGCCGTCCCCCTGTATATCTTAAATACAATCACCATTGTTTGTATGGTGACGATGGGAAGGCTTATAAG gAAAATGGTGATCAAATGATACACGTGAATGGGCGTAAACAGAAGGACACCAGTAAATCATTACGACCTGGAGCCTACCATGTATTGTGTACGGTgtttgtaatactgtatatagcaGAGCAGATCTTCCTCCCATTCTCGCTGGGTATACTATTCAAG GGGCTAAAAACATGGGGTGGAGAGCTTTACGGCTTTACATGGAATATGATGATTGAGAAACATATAGCAGACGTGTCCATCTTTGTAAAAGATCTCGAGACTGGCGAAAGGGTTGATATGTCACAATCT ATGTTAAAGTTCGGTGTAGGCAATAGATGGGCATATACACCAGTGATGCTCACCCAATTTACACAATGCATACCGAAAAGACTACAAGCACAAGGACATAGCAATTTCGCAATCAACTACGATGTATGGTTAGCGTTAAATCATAGATTTAGGCAAAG AGTTGTTGACCCGAACAAAGACATCATGACCGCTCGATGGAACCTATTTGAGGACACAGATTGGTGGATGCCAGTAACAGAGGGGTTCTGGGAAATGAGGAAAGTGAAAAATCGTATGCAGAAAGAAAAAGACGAAACGACAACAAAATCATACATAGCTGACTTTCCGG GAAACCATACATCGTTCTCCATAAATGATATCAACGCTATAAATTCTATGGAATTGCTGAAGGGCACTGTTATATTAGAGACCATTGGACAAGCAAATGTCACTTTTGAAGCTGGGGGGAAAGCCGAG TTGCTATCTGGAAAAGACTATTAG
- the LOC138326259 gene encoding vitamin K-dependent gamma-carboxylase-like, with amino-acid sequence MGQQAYRRWSPDRCYAPVFDFIKPLSVAWMYLLYFIMLLATISIMFGFLYRWSLMIFTGVYWYIILLDGTVWNNHSYLFGLLAFLLLLTDGNRYMSIDGLIWPEIRNQAVPLWNYTVMRFQVFIVYFFAGIKKLDPEWMYGWSQMHVSGSWVFDIFRPFLTDDQIDLYVVHWIGCVLDMTLGYVLFFDKTRVFGLIFGFTFHAMNSQIYSIGMFPFIGMATMTVFCYPNWPRKFFRKILPWRQPSTFRSSRHCLYSKGDTKPESRSKQMQEEQNVPPKDCPTKPGRYHILSTFFVIVYIAEQVFLPFSFGVFKGLDNDIGGVYGYSWNMMIYSPDPYIKIYIKDLDTGEKTDISKLVSHKSERNRWSYNPYMLLQYTQCLARKVDVDGTLAGSFAITYDIWIKVNRRFRRRLYDPDKDMLTAKWSLFSKTDWVLPPLENYWEMRNKKSEMIHKRNDTVFRFQADLPGYTNTIKLDNTNDFTIEVMKGKINLEDPILSQNTTLQEGESLLLPARDKLLVHTISDEPSYMSISKPKDTKFERYMKAVEAKENGEDPDGKLMKEFDKEDIYGFDLMIDEMKKQKERPYGPDWCWEGFVSFIKTRLFLFKHGLFYAFAAVRSILGGKAFEEYAKSSKTYFG; translated from the exons ATGGGACAACAGGCCTACAGACGCTGGTCACCTGACAGATGCTATGCTCCAGTGTTCGACTTCATTAAGCCCCTCTCAGTAGCATGGATGTATCTACTGTATTTCATAATGCTTCTAG CTACCATTAGTATAATGTTTGGGTTCCTGTACCGCTGGTCACTGATGATATTTACCGGTGTATATTGGTACATAATTTTATTGGACGGCACGGTGTGGAACAACCATTCCTATCTATTCGGATTACTCGCCTTTCTTCTACTTCTAACTGACGGTAACCGATATAT GTCAATAGACGGTTTGATTTGGCCAGAAATTCGGAACCAGGCAGTCCCGTTATGGAATTACACAGTCATGCGATTTCAG gTATTCATTGTGTACTTCTTCGCCGGAATAAAGAAACTAGATCCAGAATGGATGTATGGTTGGTCTCAGATGCACGTGTCTGGTAGTTGggtatttgatattttcag ACCTTTTCTGACCGATGACCAAATCGACCTGTATGTTGTACACTGGATAGGCTGTGTACTAGACATGACGCTGGGATATGTTCTTTTCTTTGATAAAACAAGAGTGTTCGGCCTGATTTTCGGCTTCACCTTCCATGCTATGAACTCTCAAATATATAGTATAG GTATGTTTCCGTTTATTGGAATGGCTACTATGACGGTGTTTTGCTATCCAAATTGGCCCCGAAAGTTTTTCAGGAAAATTCTACCCTGGAGACAACCAAGCACATTCCGCAGCAGTCGccattgtttatattcaaagGGAGACACCAAACCCGAGTCAAGGTCCAAACAG ATGCAAGAGGAACAGAATGTGCCACCAAAGGACTGCCCAACTAAGCCAGGACGCTATCATATACTCAGCACATTCTTTGTCATTGTCTACATAGCTGAGCAGGTGTTTCTACCGTTTTCATTTGGAGTATTTAAG GGCCTTGACAACGACATCGGAGGGGTATACGGTTACAGCTGGAACATGATGATCTATTCTCCTGACCCGTACATCAAAATTTACATCAAAGATCTCGATACAGGAGAGAAAACAGATATTTCAAAACTG GTAAGCCATAAAAGTGAAAGGAACCGTTGGTCATACAACCCGTACATGCTTCTTCAGTACACACAATGTCTGGCTCGTAAAGTAGATGTGGATGGGACTTTGGCTGGATCTTTCGCCATTACTTACGATATATGGATCAAAGTTAACAGACGGTTCAGACGTAG ACTCTATGACCCTGATAAAGATATGTTAACTGCAAAGTGGAGCCTATTCTCGAAGACCGACTGGGTATTACCGCCATTAGAGAACTACTGGGAGATGCGAAACAAGAAATCGGAAATGATTCATAAACGTAACGACACAGTTTTTCGATTCCAAGCAGACTTACCAG GATATACCAACACTATTAAGCTGGATAATACCAATGACTTTACCATTGAAGTTATGAAAGGGAAAATAAACCTTGAGGATCCAATACTTTCTCAAAATACTACTTTACAAGAGGGAGAGTCATTACTG CTTCCAGCAAGAGATAAATTACTAGTCCATACCATATCTGATGAACCTTCTTACATGAGTATCAGTAAGCCAAAGGATACCAAGTTTGAAAGGTACATGAAGGCAGTGGAGGCCAAAGAAAATGGCGAAG ATCCCGATGGAAAGCTAATGAAGGAATTCGACAAGGAAGATATTTATGGCTTTGACCTGATGATAGATGAAATGAAAAAGCAGAAAGAGAGACCTTACGGACCAGACTGGTGCTGGGAAGGTTTCGTCTCATTCATTAAAACGCGACTCTTCCTGTTTAAACATGG ACTTTTCTACGCGTTTGCAGCTGTGCGAAGCATTCTTGGGGGAAAAGCGTTCGAGGAATATGCAAAAAGTTCAAAAACCTATTTTGGCTAG
- the LOC138326258 gene encoding uncharacterized protein, translating to MLSNNTRFNRYKEALAQKKSGQDPNGTLLKEFDQRELHMFNFILEKKKKDSDAKKFGPDWNLETFLTFLKHKYTVMKHGLIISMAAIRSIAGGEPFTKYITRRPF from the exons ATGTTGTCGAATAACACGAGGTTCAATAGGTACAAAGAGGCACTGGCGCAGAAGAAGAGTGGCCAAG ACCCAAACGGAACATTATTGAAGGAATTCGACCAAAGAGAGCTACATATGTTCAatttcattttggaaaaaaagaagaaggaTTCAGATGCGAAGAAATTCGGTCCAGACTGGAATTTGGAAACCTTCCTGACATTCttgaaacataaatataccgtTATGAAACATGG atTGATCATATCCATGGCAGCCATTCGGAGTATCGCAGGCGGAGAGCCATTTACTAAATACATCACTCGAAGaccattttga